A part of Rutidosis leptorrhynchoides isolate AG116_Rl617_1_P2 unplaced genomic scaffold, CSIRO_AGI_Rlap_v1 contig123, whole genome shotgun sequence genomic DNA contains:
- the LOC139881183 gene encoding glutamate receptor 3.7-like, which yields MKLRALLFAFSLSLLGGVVLCKTPSIVNIGAIFTFDSVIGRVAKAAIELAISDVNKDSTILHGTKLRLMMEDSNCSVFLGSVHAFRLVEEKVVAIVGPQSSSIARTLSEISNGLKLPLISYAATDPTLSSLQFPFFIRATHSDSHQMAAIVDLIDFYGWKEVIAVYVDDDHGRNGVFALDEKLTNKMFKVSHKLPLPPDFDQNTVMGLLNRSKIIGPRVYVVHLNPDPRLRIFVAAKKLQMMTSNYVWFATDWFSTTLDSFSPMNQSLLSLVDGVVGIRQHIPATVKKRDFLSRWRRIQKQGLTSSELNIYGYYAYDSVWAIAYSIDKFIRENNSFSFSLLNIVSKKHDGISKELKVFDGGDDLRRILLETNFTGLTGQVNFNQCRKNIFYNVINLYGNATHTVGYWSSSSGLSVLSPENQKGKQSSYSVLNQSLHKVKWPGGKTEKPRGWVIGDDERPLIIGVPYRASFVEFVTQENSSHAIKGYCIDVFLEARKLVPYDIPYIFKPFGDGQSNPSYNQLVSMVADDEFDAAVGDIAIVTNRTRMVDFTQPFAATGLVIIAPLKNTKSNAWVFLKPFETGMWCATASAFVMIGLVIWILEHRVNDDFRGPPKRQLITIFLFTFSTLFKKNQEAPISPLGRLVMIVWLFLLMVITSSYTANLTSILTVEQLSSPITGIESLISNNWPIGYQVGSFAYSYLSENLGIHESRLKSLRSPEEYEKALRLGPNNRGGVAAIVDELLYIDLFLKYQTEFGIIGQPFTKNGWGFAFKRGSPLAIDMSTAILKLSESRKLEEINNKWFCGASCRGIMKLETNQLHIYSFWGLYLLSGGFALLALLLFLIRSVRQYVRYKKKQIITNASSVSSSNTRCSQVIFNFFDFVDEKEEAIKKLFKQSENSQTQASTSN from the exons ATGAAGCTCAGAGCTCTACTGTTTGCTTTTTCTTTGTCTTTACTTGGTGGTGTAGTGCTTTGCAAGACTCCTTCAATTGTCAACATTGGAGCTATCTTTACCTTTGATTCAGTTATCGGTAGAGTTGCAAAGGCAGCAATTGAGCTTGCAATATCTGATGTCAACAAGGACTCCACAATTCTCCATGGAACTAAACTGAGGTTGATGATGGAAGATTCTAATTGTAGTGTCTTCCTCGGTTCTGTTCATG CTTTTCGGTTAGTTGAGGAGAAGGTAGTGGCCATAGTTGGTCCACAATCATCTTCAATAGCTAGGACACTCTCAGAAATCTCAAATGGTCTCAAACTGCCTCTAATTTCATATGCTGCCACTGATCCCACTCTGTCTTCCCTCCAATTCCCTTTCTTCATTCGAGCTACGCATAGTGACTCCCACCAAATGGCTGCCATCGTCGACCTCATTGACTTCTACGGCTGGAAAGAAGTCATAGCCGTTTACGTAGACGATGACCATGGAAGGAATGGCGTATTTGCTTTAGACGAGAAGCTCACTAACAAAATGTTCAAAGTTTCACATAAATTACCTCTGCCTCCCGATTTTGATCAAAATACTGTCATGGGGTTACTCAATAGATCGAAAATTATCGGTCCACGTGTTTATGTTGTTCATCTGAATCCTGATCCTAGACTTAGAATCTTTGTTGCAGCCAAGAAGCTTCAAATGATGACTTCCAATTATGTCTGGTTTGCAACTGATTGGTTTTCTACTACCTTAGACTCATTTTCTCCGATGAATCAGAGTTTACTCAGTTTGGTCGACGGAGTAGTTGGGATACGACAGCATATTCCGGCCACCGTCAAGAAGAGAGATTTCCTTAGCCGCTGGAGAAGAATACAAAAACAAGGTTTAACAAGTTCTGAGTTGAATATTTACGGATATTATGCTTATGATTCAGTTTGGGCGATAGCATACTCAATAGACAAGTTTATAAGAGAAAATAACAGTTTCAGTTTCTCACTATTAAATATTGTCAGCAAGAAACATGATGGAATAAGTAAAGAGCTTAAAGTTTTCGATGGTGGAGATGATCTACGCAGGATTTTGTTGGAGACCAACTTCACTGGTTTAACTGGCCAAGTTAATTTCAACCAATGCcgtaaaaatattttttacaatgtTATCAATCTTTACGGAAATGCTACACACACTGTTGGTTATTGGTCTAGTTCTTCAGGCCTTTCAGTTTTATCGCCAGAGAATCAGAAAGGGAAACAAAGTAGCTATTCCGTACTAAATCAGAGTCTTCACAAAGTTAAATGGCCTGGTGGAAAGACAGAAAAGCCTCGAGGTTGGGTTATTGGAGACGATGAAAGACCATTAATAATTGGTGTGCCGTATAGAGCAAGTTTTGTCGAATTCGTCACACAAGAGAATAGCAGCCATGCAATTAAAGGATATTGCATTGATGTGTTCCTAGAAGCAAGGAAATTAGTTCCATACGATATTCCTTATATTTTCAAGCCATTTGGGGATGGTCAGTCCAATCCTAGTTACAATCAACTTGTCAGCATGGTTGCAGATGAT GAGTTTGATGCAGCTGTTGGGGATATAGCAATTGTGACGAACAGAACGAGAATGGTGGACTTTACTCAGCCATTTGcagcaactggtcttgtaattatTGCTCCATTGAAAAACACAAAGTCTAATGCTTGGGTGTTTCTAAAACCATTTGAAACTGGAATGTGGTGTGCTACTGCTTCAGCTTTTGTCATGATTGGTCTCGTTATTTGGATTCTTGAACATCGAGTTAATGATGATTTTCGTGGTCCTCCTAAAAGACAACTCATAACCATCTTCTT GTTCACCTTCTCAACTCTGTTTAAGAAAAATC AAGAAGCTCCAATAAGTCCACTTGGGCGGTTAGTGATGATTGTTTGGCTTTTCCTTCTAATGGTGATAACATCAAGTTATACAGCAAACTTGACTTCAATCTTGACAGTCGAGCAGCTTTCTTCCCCAATCACTGGGATTGAAAGCTTGATCTCAAACAATTGGCCTATTGGATACCAAGTTGGCTCATTTGCTTACAGCTACTTGTCGGAAAATCTCGGCATTCATGAGTCACGACTCAAATCCTTACGCTCGCCGGAAGAATACGAAAAAGCGTTACGGCTGGGGCCTAATAATAGAGGAGGTGTAGCAGCCATTGTTGACGAGCTTCTGTACATTGACTTATTTCTTAAGTATCAGACCGAGTTCGGGATCATCGGACAACCTTTTACCAAGAACGGCTGGGGATTT GCATTTAAAAGAGGATCGCCATTGGCTATTGACATGTCAACTGCAATCTTAAAACTTTCTGAAAGCAGAAAACTCGAGGAAATCAATAATAAGTGGTTTTGTGGCGCGAGTTGTCGTGGAATCATGAAGTTGGAGACGAACCAACTCCATATATACAGTTTCTGGGGCCTGTATCTATTATCTGGAGGTTTTGCTCTACTTGCTCTTCTTCTGTTTCTAATTAGAAGTGTTCGTCAATATGTTCGTTACAAGAAGAAGCAGATTATAACCAATGCTTCTTCTGTTTCGTCATCGAACACTCGCTGTTCCCAAGTCATTTTTAATTTTTTCGACTTCGTTGATGAGAAGGAAGAAGCAATTAAAAAACTTTTTAAGCAGTCTGAGAATAGTCAGACTCAGGCAAGCACATCAAATTGA